From one Bacteroidales bacterium genomic stretch:
- a CDS encoding T9SS type A sorting domain-containing protein, producing the protein SYTPNNYISTIITQYYINDEWQDNAKRTYLYDINNNLTEDILSSDYFDSTKFLYEYDENNNGIKGGYYAIYGDEWVNGQSNIEMYYNNMQSTYNDTRQCCLITISYTKTPKPAGIEEIEPSTSEIAIYPNPSKDYINISVENDEIENVQIYNLTGKLVKQEKSNKININDLPVGMYIIKVETDGGNCIKKVIKD; encoded by the coding sequence TCATATACTCCTAACAACTATATTTCCACAATAATCACACAATATTATATAAATGATGAATGGCAAGATAATGCAAAAAGAACTTATTTATATGATATCAATAATAATTTGACAGAAGATATATTAAGTTCAGATTATTTTGATTCTACAAAATTTCTATATGAATACGATGAAAATAATAACGGAATAAAAGGAGGATATTATGCCATATATGGAGACGAGTGGGTTAATGGTCAGTCAAATATAGAAATGTATTACAATAATATGCAAAGTACTTATAATGATACTAGGCAATGTTGTTTGATAACTATCTCCTACACCAAAACCCCTAAACCCGCCGGCATAGAAGAAATAGAACCATCAACATCAGAAATAGCCATCTACCCTAATCCATCAAAAGATTATATTAATATTTCAGTGGAAAATGATGAAATAGAAAACGTTCAAATCTACAACCTGACCGGTAAATTAGTAAAACAAGAGAAATCAAACAAAATCAATATTAATGATTTGCCTGTAGGAATGTATATTATTAAGGTTGAGACGGATGGTGGAAATTGTATTAAGAAAGTTATTAAGGATTAA